From Phycodurus eques isolate BA_2022a chromosome 20, UOR_Pequ_1.1, whole genome shotgun sequence, a single genomic window includes:
- the LOC133395895 gene encoding solute carrier family 66 member 2 isoform X2, with product MEDEAFEQIVSVFNWLVSWAAAGAMMFGGVIPYIPQYRDIRRTQNAEGFSAYVCLVLLVANILRILFRFGRYFETLLLWQSIIMIATMLAMLNLCTNVRVSAELSTKRRAFLDFDWSYFWSWSRFLDYVQCVAAFTLTAAYVTYVLLDSAVFVETLGFLAVFSEAMLGTPQLYCNYQNKSTEGMSIKMVLMWTSGDTFKTGYFLLTQAPVQFWTCGMLQVLVDFAILFQVYYYSLYPQKPVSHNASHTSSAKAL from the exons ATGGAAGACGAAGCGTTTGAGCAGATAGTGAGTGTGTTCAACTGGCTGGTGTCGTGGGCGGCGGCTGGGGCCATGATGTTCGGCGGGGTGATTCCCTACATCCCCCAGTACCGAGACATCCGGCGCACGCAGAACGCCGAAGGCTTCTCCGCCTACGTGTGCTTGGTCCTGCTGGTGGCCAACATCCTGCGAATCCTCTTCAG ATTTGGCCGCTACTTTGAGACGCTGTTGCTGTGGCAGAGCATCATCATGATCGCCACCATGCTGGCCATGCTCAACCTGTGCACCAACGTCCGTGTGAGCGCTGAACTCAGCACCAAAAGGCGCGCCTTCCTAG ACTTCGACTGGAGCTACTTCTGGTCGTGGAGCCGCTTTCTGGACTATGTGCAGTGTGTGGCGGCGTTCACGCTGACGGCGGCTTACGTCACTTACGTGCTGCTGGACTCGGCCGTGTTCGTGGAGACGCTGGGCTTCCTGGCCGTCTTCAGCGAGGCCATGCTGGGAACGCCGCAGCTCTACTGCAACTACCAGAACAAGTCCACGGAAGGCATGAG CATCAAGATGGTGCTGATGTGGACGAGCGGCGACACCTTCAAAACGGGCTACTTCCTGCTCACCCAAGCGCCCGTGCAGTTCTGGACTTGCGGCATGCTGCAGGTCCTGGTGGACTTTGCCATCCTGTTCCAGGTTTACTACTATAGCCTCTACCCACAAAAGCCGGTGTCGCACAACGCCTCCCACACCAGCAGTGCTAAAGCCCTCTGA
- the LOC133395926 gene encoding heat shock factor-binding protein 1-like protein 1: MSKTECKTAEEMTQAMEETMRLLRERFQAISEHLEVKIDEMGTRISGLEENVTELMTQAGMDDQSISKVADLLSQ, encoded by the exons ATGTCAAAAACTGAGTGCAAAACGGCCGAAGAGATGACACAGGCG ATGGAAGAAACAATGCGGCTACTCCGGGAACGCTTCCAAGCCATCTCCGAACATTTGGAAGTGAAAA TAGACGAGATGGGAACACGAATCAGCGGTCTGGAGGAAAACGTGACAGAGCTCATGACGCAAGCCGGCATGGACGATCAATCCATTTCCAAAGTGGCCGACCTTCTTTCTCAATAG
- the LOC133395895 gene encoding solute carrier family 66 member 2 isoform X1 has product MEDEAFEQIVSVFNWLVSWAAAGAMMFGGVIPYIPQYRDIRRTQNAEGFSAYVCLVLLVANILRILFRFGRYFETLLLWQSIIMIATMLAMLNLCTNVRVSAELSTKRRAFLASDIKDEEFRIPKRLFLDFDWSYFWSWSRFLDYVQCVAAFTLTAAYVTYVLLDSAVFVETLGFLAVFSEAMLGTPQLYCNYQNKSTEGMSIKMVLMWTSGDTFKTGYFLLTQAPVQFWTCGMLQVLVDFAILFQVYYYSLYPQKPVSHNASHTSSAKAL; this is encoded by the exons ATGGAAGACGAAGCGTTTGAGCAGATAGTGAGTGTGTTCAACTGGCTGGTGTCGTGGGCGGCGGCTGGGGCCATGATGTTCGGCGGGGTGATTCCCTACATCCCCCAGTACCGAGACATCCGGCGCACGCAGAACGCCGAAGGCTTCTCCGCCTACGTGTGCTTGGTCCTGCTGGTGGCCAACATCCTGCGAATCCTCTTCAG ATTTGGCCGCTACTTTGAGACGCTGTTGCTGTGGCAGAGCATCATCATGATCGCCACCATGCTGGCCATGCTCAACCTGTGCACCAACGTCCGTGTGAGCGCTGAACTCAGCACCAAAAGGCGCGCCTTCCTAG CCTCGGACATTAAGGACGAGGAGTTCCGAATCCCTAAGAGGCTTTTTCTGG ACTTCGACTGGAGCTACTTCTGGTCGTGGAGCCGCTTTCTGGACTATGTGCAGTGTGTGGCGGCGTTCACGCTGACGGCGGCTTACGTCACTTACGTGCTGCTGGACTCGGCCGTGTTCGTGGAGACGCTGGGCTTCCTGGCCGTCTTCAGCGAGGCCATGCTGGGAACGCCGCAGCTCTACTGCAACTACCAGAACAAGTCCACGGAAGGCATGAG CATCAAGATGGTGCTGATGTGGACGAGCGGCGACACCTTCAAAACGGGCTACTTCCTGCTCACCCAAGCGCCCGTGCAGTTCTGGACTTGCGGCATGCTGCAGGTCCTGGTGGACTTTGCCATCCTGTTCCAGGTTTACTACTATAGCCTCTACCCACAAAAGCCGGTGTCGCACAACGCCTCCCACACCAGCAGTGCTAAAGCCCTCTGA